A segment of the Rhizoctonia solani chromosome 12, complete sequence genome:
gatccttgaacaattcattcatgaagtgttggaaagcggcgggggcgttggtaagaCCGAATGTCATAACTAGGGACTCGTATaagccgtacttggtgcggaacgcagttttccattcatcgcctTCCTTTActcggacattgttgtacccccatcttaggtctagttTGGTAAAGACCTTAgcgccacggagctgggccataaggtcatctggacggggtaatGGATAAacgtttttctttgtccGATTGTTcaggcggcggtagtcaacaaccaagcggcgggacccatcctttttgggcacGAACATTACAGGTGAGCTGATGGAAGATTTGCTAGGACGGATTTTCCCTGCCTTCaactcgtccctgagccagtccttgagtgtagcGGACTCGGCATCAGTCATACTGTAGAGTGGTGagttgagggggccttcttccgtgaGCTCAATTCCTATATCATAATGTCGGTGgggaggaagcttgttgaattcttcttccccaaataccttagcgtACTGGTGGTACTcggggggtactccttcaagagggtttttgtctgcttcttcctcttcggcaatggccacgtgttctggcggtgcatggggaaaggagagggtttgtgcgttccaatcaatttctgggttaTGTGCGTctagccatttcaatcctaggatggcggcgtgagatCCTGTGTTGCAAAtaaggaaggtctctgtcattttcttgccatcaaaggagaaggtcaggattgcctttttccagattttgcctgcctgggggctcgacccatcgagcatagtaacggtacgGGGCGTAGGGAGATCAAtaagtgggaggcggagtgattccgcggtacGGGGGTGCATGAAAGaagatgtggcgcctgagtcaatcaggacttctaagtgttcCGCTCGTTCCTCTGGTGTAATAGAAATAGTGAAGAgtggggagattctattcgTGCTAttggatatattacaaatttctatacgaccagagtccttggggtccttgcgcgcggcagcaggtacccttagtcttttcccggttcgggtccagactctttgccaatcttggcggcttcctttttgaccccttcctccttgggtgtggctttccagccagtgcggcattccgcaaatttgtgGCCCAActtaccgcatttgatgcaaaggccttcagccctgcggcggttacgctcctccttggagacgAAGTTGGGGTCgctggagaggcgccctggtctggtggcctgttggccggtactcgcccccctattgggggtggtgtTGGAGgtgccagacttattacccttaggcgggtggctggcgcgtTCCTCACAgagggcgttatcaatgaccagagctgcgttctgcagctcaaggagggtggtggGGCGCCGTTCTCGGGTGGCAATGagacggctgacctcccagtggaggccacgtgcgaattgcccacaaagggcggcgtcgttccagtccaggtccatggcaatggtcctgaacttagtgatgtactcagcacaagtgcctgtctgagtaaggttgGTGATTTGCCGCTCAGCGGCTCGCGTAGCATCCGGGTTACCgaatgcagccaagaactccgtccTAAAGTCGTCAACTGATTGGATtaaggccctgtgggaccctagttgatCGAGGTGGGGATGAGCCCATGCTCCCGCgacgtccttcatgttcatcaggaggaacgACAGGGTctcctgattggttgggaacatccgctgattcagacgtacccatgccaacatccttgtaagccattggcgggcttcATTCCCTATCTTCCCGGtgtaggcgtcagggtgatCTACCTTGACCGGGGTTTGGTAAGTggctacaggggccgctggttgagggacttggggggaacGGAGCCGGATAGGCGAaggcggagggggagtatagccTCTCGGGGGGGCTCGGACTGGGGTTGGCTGCGCAAAGGCAGGGGGAGCTTTGGTTGGGTTGGCCCAGGCGacgaggggcgcactaggcgctggaaaagTGTCGGTTTTtggtaggggcctgggcgtggcctcgactgccggaggtttccggtcttctggtgtgtgtggggctccacccctagcctcgatgcgagtgagggcttgattgactgcgcccatccagtctcgggcttccttggttgcttcttttgtttcctcgagttcccgctcgagccggaggacttggttttgcaatcccaagatgagggagattgctcGGCTGAGGGAAACTTCCCCGTAGACCTCGGGTTCGAGGCTTGTTGACTCAACGgcggttgccggaagagtgggtcccagctctccttgatcgagaggggattggggacGAGCGGAgctccgggagcgggttgccatctcatgagggtatgagcggccttggtgggaagcggtgcgctgggaggcgcgggaggaagcgcaagagggggtgcgggaagtaatggtgggcaatgTGGGGGAGATGGTGCCTGTagcaggacttatggggcgctttattgttctggcgctaagagtctgcgtcaaccgcctagcgttggacagtccctacaACTAATCAGCAGCCGtgagcgggcgtgatgtagagcgggctttctgcaagcgggtggatctgctgattgactccgctgacaaatggtgcggtgaccggtggtacgcggacgattagaacccgtctgccttgtagcaatttggtactaggtgggaccgacgctggtttgattattgacagcgaaaggcgagtccgatcacctgatttccctcgtgctagtacagggggccttctCGTTTGTCGAGTCTGAGTGGGGGTGTGCtagtgggcacggtttgcaaccaacttaaggttgattacctagtgtcctagacgtccttaagggtcgtctaggtagcgggcgcttgtggccgtatagagCTAAGTAAaaccgcttagggcggtgAAGATGCTACCTACGacaactaactacctaagtacaacaaccaaggcccTAATGGCGATGGCGAACTATGTATCTACGGTGAGAGagtcgcttaaggcaacaagtacaggcgAGTggggacttagtagttaccgGCGCAAGGCCTCGTACAAAtgggggatgcgacaagaggtaatcgacctgggtgttaccatggtcggttggcctccttatatattctacagaggtactaattacaaatgcattatatccaatactataaccaataagaaccccgctccgcagtcggccttactcatgcatacgtgtcactgacgtgtcatgatgatgtcataggtggaggtggctacgtgtgatgagtaagcgcggatggggacgtggctcggcgcttagcgtatgatataagcgccgaagtcacgtgattgaaaatatcgtccgtttgccttcgttcaaattcgagaaattgggaataaattccctggtatcgattgtgtctacgacaggtAGAAAGAGTCTTTCAATGCTTAGAGATAAAGTGGTCATCAGGATGGTCTGAGAGTGTGCGTTTAGCAAGAATGCTGGGCATTGCACTTGAGATTGAGGGTGGTAGGTGTATTCACACAGCTAACTACATGGTTTGTATACACAGGAAGTGACTCAAACTACAGTGCTGGAAGCCTGTAGAAGCCCATAGTTGGGCCAACTGTATGAAATTCAGCCGCCTTTGGGGTTTGGCCTCCCAATGATACAAACATCTTGCGCTGGCGCTTGTGAGTGCCGGCTGAGTCAGAACAGCCACGGGCTCCACGGTAATCTGCCAACACCGTGGTTGGTCAAATACCATCCATGGTAGAATTTGCAATTCTCTTGGTTGGTTTTCTATTACCAAATGGTGCTCCACCACGATAAATTCCACGGTATTACCGGTGGAACCATTACCATGAAGCTCCCTACGCCTAAGTCTGGGCTCGTGCGTCTCCGCAAGCTCCGATCCACAGCCCCTAACACCGACCGTGGTTATGATACGTCCACGACGGAAAGATAGTCTCAAGCTTCGCAATACCATAAATAGTTAAAGCCTGTAAATTTGTGTTTTTGAGATACTACATGATCATACAACAAAGCGCAGAACAATTAAACAAATAAAACTACAGTTTACATTAACCAAGCCTATCAGATAATGTTAGCGCGACTATCTCGGGTGTAGTTCAACATCAGACTTACCCAGAACTTCTCCCAAACGTTCTTTGGTGGTGGTTCATCGTAAGTGTCGGCCTCAATTTCCGCAATTCCGCTGTAGAAGTCCATCTCGTGGGGTTTGGGCATGGGTTGGCGGCGAACAAACTTGGCACCAATGTATAGGATCGGGAACAAAACCAAGGGGATGTAGTTAGTCACGAAAGTATCGACAGCCCAGTTGCCCTTGAGGAACACCTTCCAGCCGGAGAACTATTGTAGACTCAGTAAAGACTCGAGCAGCGTAAAAAACCAGCAAACTTACGAAGCAGATCAAGAGACAGAAAATCATAGCATACCATGCAGCAAAGGGTTGAAGGTTAGACGAGAAAGGAAGTGTGGAGCGGTCAATTCCCTGTGCCTTCATCCCGGCGTAGAAACGGATATAGGTGACGGTAATACCGAACCAAGTCATCAGTCCAGCGACAGCAGTCTAAATACAGCGTGAGCACTAGTGTAATCGATCCAGTGGCAAGTACATACCATGTTCGCGAACCAGTTGAACACTTTGCCCGCACCACTGCTCACGCTCATGTATGCCAGGGAAGAGAACAAGGCACAGAAGATGACGGAAACGTATGGTAAGCCAGACTTCGAAACCTTGGAAAAGACCTTGGGCGCATTTCCAGCGAGAGAAAGGCCGTAAAGCGCTCGAGAAGAAGTGTACAAGTCAGAGCTTGCAGCGGACCATGCGGAAGTGAGGAGAGCAGCATTGATCACGGACGGCAATCCCTTGATACCGGCAGTTTGGATACTATCGGGCGATTAGGTTAGTCAGGTTCCAGCAACATCTACCCTGAGACTCACGCAATAACGAACGGTGACGCGGCGGCATCACCGGTGTTCAAATTGAGGTTAGGGTGGTTAGATGGGACGAGCAAACCAATGATCAAGGTGCCTCCAATATAGAACAAGAGAATACGGATGTAGACCCGACGAATGGCCTTGGGCAGGTTGCGACGTGGGTTCTTGGCTTCGCCGGCAGCGATGGCCACGATTTCGGTTCCAATGAAGGAGAAAGCGGCTTGGGTCATAACCGACCACCATCCGAGGAATTGACCTATCGCCACAGTTTAGTAC
Coding sequences within it:
- a CDS encoding Retrotransposon-derived protein PEG10; translation: MATRSRSSARPQSPLDQGELGPTLPATAVESTSLEPEVYGEVSLSRAISLILGLQNQVLRLERELEETKEATKEARDWMGAVNQALTRIEARGGAPHTPEDRKPPAVEATPRPLPKTDTFPAPSAPLVAWANPTKAPPAFAQPTPVRAPPRGYTPPPPSPIRLRSPQVPQPAAPVATYQTPVKVDHPDAYTGKIGNEARQWLTRMLAWVRLNQRMFPTNQETLSFLLMNMKDVAGAWAHPHLDQLGSHRALIQSVDDFRTEFLAAFGNPDATRAAERQITNLTQTGTCAEYITKFRTIAMDLDWNDAALCGQFARGLHWEVSRLIATRERRPTTLLELQNAALVIDNALCEERASHPPKGNKSGTSNTTPNRGASTGQQATRPGRLSSDPNFVSKEERNRRRAEGLCIKCGKLGHKFAECRTGWKATPKEEGVKKEAAKIGKESGPEPGKD
- a CDS encoding amino acid permease, with amino-acid sequence MQSPSPHPSSLPLHPGAMADSSSTEKPQVYTNEKGKNGSDYEVNHAVDPVGEDYVVERKLQRQLKNRHIAMISIGGVIGTGLFLGTAGSLSSGGPIGLLLGYMVVGSICYSVMISLGEMIAYLPIPGGHIKLAERFVDPAFSFTMGWNYWYNWTIILPAELAAAAVLINYWMKERINDALWISICLIVVVVINMLGAGVYGECEFIFASIKVITITGLIILGIVLDLGGGPNHDRIGFRYWKNPGPFVQFAGIAGSKGQFLGWWSVMTQAAFSFIGTEIVAIAAGEAKNPRRNLPKAIRRVYIRILLFYIGGTLIIGLLVPSNHPNLNLNTGDAAASPFVIAIQTAGIKGLPSVINAALLTSAWSAASSDLYTSSRALYGLSLAGNAPKVFSKVSKSGLPYVSVIFCALFSSLAYMSVSSGAGKVFNWFANMTAVAGLMTWFGITVTYIRFYAGMKAQGIDRSTLPFSSNLQPFAAWYAMIFCLLICFFSGWKVFLKGNWAVDTFVTNYIPLVLFPILYIGAKFVRRQPMPKPHEMDFYSGIAEIEADTYDEPPPKNVWEKFWAWLM